In Onthophagus taurus isolate NC chromosome 6, IU_Otau_3.0, whole genome shotgun sequence, a genomic segment contains:
- the LOC111429359 gene encoding protein 5NUC-like — translation MKTSKITPSFLLIYFILLLLISSNVLPFNNTTLPEENDLNSTTNEDEEINSTISEGNPLILRILHTSNIKGHFEEQTDKSNVNQNITYGGVARIAYIVNKIRNLKSEDDANTLYVDVGDVSVGTVWTAVHRDTITTTFMNALKPDVMCLGNHEFDYGISGLLKFARNVTFPLVVSNLVYNNETELESLIKPSVILTINGTKIGIVGFLAKFTSHMTNLKTLKVTDELSAVTKECKKLTEQGIKIIIALGHTGFRMCKRIGQFVEDIDAVICGHRHTFLYNGIGPSSEEPLDGYPRRVSQKHGKLVPVVHTYGYTKYIGDFNLTFDANGTVTYSDGEPIFLNEMVPQDEKILSLLDKFRPEVVELSSSNIGQCLVDLDIECRKFECNYGNLAVDAFIRYRMVRYKGKDWTDTAVALFNSGAIRVPVITNIYNTNVTKGDIYASFPYRHPLYIVKMTGKDFLKVLQQSAQSYDKGGFLITAGLKIIFNDIPALTPTINSVLIRSIDEHNTPTYVPIKMDALYNFITTEYLVKGGDRYSIIQNNAKLITPLEVTDVEAIIEYFKVIKDLMPAVEGKYVFKQLTDSAVQVLNTVNIYLFIYVYYCYNFLF, via the exons atgaaaacgtcaaaaattacACCATCATTTTtactgatttattttattttattgctaCTCATCAGTAGTAATGTGTTACCATTCAATAACACAACATTACCTGAAGAAAACGATCTTAATTCGACAACTAACGAggatgaagaaattaattcaaCAATATCCGAAGGAAACCCGCTTATTTTACGTATTTTGCATACTAGTAATATAAAAGGCCACTTTGAAGAACAAACAGATAAGAGTAATGTTAATCAGAATATTACGTACGGTGGGGTAGCTAGAATCGCTTacattgttaataaaataagaaatctcAAGTCGGAAGATGACGCTAACACGTTGTATGTGGATGTGGGAGATGTATCTGTTGGAACTGTTTGGACTGCGGTACACAGAGATACAATTACCACAACATTTATGAATGCTTTAAAGCCAGACGTGATG TGTTTAGGAAATCATGAATTCGATTATGGAATTTCAGGGCTACTCAAATTTGCGAGAAATGTAACATTTCCTTTAGTAGTATCAAATTTGGTGTACAATAATGAAACTGAGCTTGAATCACTGATAAAACCGTCAGTTATATTAACTATAAATGGGACAAAAATCGGAATTGTGGGGTTTTTGGCCAAGTTCACCAGTCATATGACCAACTTAAAGACACTAAAAGTTACCGATGAACTTAGCGCGGTTACTAAAGAATGTAAAAAACTAACAGAACAAGGAATTAAGATTATTATAGCGCTTGGGCATACAGGTTTTCGAATGT GCAAACGAATAGGTCAATTCGTGGAAGACATTGATGCTGTGATTTGTGGTCACCGTCATACATTTCTATATAACGGTATTGGACCAAGTAGTGAAGAACCACTTGATGGTTACCCAAGAAGAGTTTCTCAAAAACACGGAAAATTGGTTCCTGTAGTTCATACTTATGGTTACACCAAATACATCGGAGATTTTAACCTCACATTTGACGCAAATGGAACGGTTACATACAGCGATGGAGAACCCATTTTTTTGAACGAAATGGTTCCTCAAGATGAAAAGATTTTGTCGCTTTTAGATAAATTTCGCCCCGAAGTAGTGGAGTTGAGTAGTTCTAATATAGGACAATGTTTAGTTGATCTTGATATTGAGTGTCGTAAATTTGAATGCAATTATGGCAATTTAGCCGTTGATGCTTTTATACGATACCGTATGGTTCGTTATAAAGGTAAAGATTGGACTGATACTGCTGTTGCTTTATTCAATTCTGGTGCTATAAGAGTGCCTGTTATTACCAACATATACAATACAAATGTGACAAAAGGCGACATTTATGCATCTTTTCCGTATCGCCATCCCTTATACATTGTTAAAATGACCGGCAAAGATTTTCTGAAAGTTTTGCAACAGAGTGCTCAATCGTACGATAAAGGAGGTTTTCTAATTACAGCTGgattgaaaataatctttaatgACATCCCAGCTCTCACACCAACCATCAATTCGGTGTTGATAAGAAGTATCGATGAGCACAACACGCCTACATACGTCCCAATAAAAATGGACGCCTTGTATAACTTTATAACTACGGAGTATTTAGTTAAGGGTGGTGATCGATATTCGATAATTCAGAATAATGCTAAATTAATTACTCCACTTGAAGTAACGGACGTCGAAGCtattattgaatattttaagGTAATTAAAGATCTTATGCCAGCAGTAGAAGGAAAATACGTTTTTAAACAGTTGACAGATAGTGCAGTACAAGTATTAAATACggttaatatttatttgtttatttatgtttattattgttataattttctcttttaa